A segment of the Brevibacterium zhoupengii genome:
CCAGCTCCGCGCCCGGATCCGAGAGCAGCGGGAAGGTCAGGTGCTGGTCGTCGGTGAACGCCTGCAGTGCCTCGGCGTCATCGGGGGAGACGCCGAGCACCTGGAACCCGGCCGCGGCCAGGGACGAGAGATTGTCGCGGAAGTCGCAGGCCTCGGTGGTGCAGCCGGGTGTTGCGGCCTTCGGGTAGAAGTAGAGGATGACCTTCTGCCCGGCGAAGTCCGCCTTCGAGTAGGTCTTTCCGCTGGCATCGGCCAGGGAGAAGTCCGGTGCGCTCTGTCCGACTTCGAGCTGTGTCGCCATGATGATGCGTCCTTTCGTAGGTGACTGCTTGTGCTGGTGGTGGTCAGTTCTTCTGCGCGCCCGCGCCCGCGACGCCCGCGCTCACGAGCGCGCACGCGTGAGCGGCGGTGGCTTCAATGAGCTCTTCGGAGCGGCCGGAGAGCTCGGCGAGGTCGGCGGGGCCCGGCGCGATCGACAGGGCCGCGGTGATGCCGGCCTCGCGGCATTCGGCGGGGCTGAGGGCGACGCGGCCGGCGACGACGATGATCCTCGCCGAGGCGGGAGCATAGTCGCGTACGGCCGCGACGACCTTCCCTCCCAGGGACTGGGAGTCAAAGGATCCTTCGCCCGTGAGCACGATGTCGGCGTCGGCCAGGGCCTCGGTCAGGCCCACGGCCTCGGCGACCATCGTCGACCCGGGCACCACCTCGGCGCCCAACAGGCTCGTCAGGGCCAGCGGGATTCCGCCGGCGGCACCGAAGCCCGGCGTGGCCGCAAGTGACGACGCCTCCGCAGACGAGCCGGCGAGCACCTCGGCGAGGTGGGCCAGTCCGGAGTCGAGGACGGCAACGGACGCGGCATCGGCGCCCTTCTGCGGACCGAAGACCGCGGCGGCACCGCGGGGGCCGGTGAGCGGGTTGTCGACGTCAACGGCGATGCGCCAACGGACCTTACGGGCACGTGGATCGAGGCCCGAGGCATCGACGTTGGCCAGAGCCGTTAGCCCGCCTCCGCCCGGCGCAATCGGTGAGCCCGAAGCGTCGGTGAAGGCCGCGCCCAGGGCCGAGGCGATGCCGACGCCGCCATCGGTGCTCGCCGAGCCGCCGATGCACAGCAGGATCTCTTCGACGCCCTGGTCCAGGACGTGGCGGGCGATGAGGCCCACGCCGTAGGTATCGGCGCGCTCGGGCGCGAGGGCGACGTCGGAGACCTGGGGGAGACCGTTGGCCTGAGCTGCCTCGATGACCGCGGTCTTCCCATCGGCGGAGATGCCGAACAGGGCTGTCGTCGGGCGGCCCAGGGCATCGACGACCTCGACGGAACGAGCTGGGGTGTCCCACACGGCCAACAGGGCATCGAGGGTTCCCTCACCGCCGTCGGCGAAGGGCAGGTCGGTGATCTGCGAGTCGGGGAACACTTGGCGGGCACCGCGGGCGAGGGCGGCGGCGGCAGCGGGGGCGCCGGCCGAACCCTTGAAGGAATCGGGCGCGCAGACGATCGTGGGTGCTTCCATGCTCATGACGTCATTCAACCTCATTGTCGAGAAAACGATGGCCAAGTGCCCAGAACGCGGACTGCGCGGGGGGCTCTGTCACCATTATCCGCTTTGTGGAATAACTTTTCCAAATCCGGCCAGACGGCGCCACCAGAGTCGACTCTGAAATTTGACTTAGCGCGAGCCTGGGGTCAAACTCGAAGCAGTTAAATGGAAATAATCTTCCGTGATGTGAAACACATTCTCAGTGCTTGAGCATCTCGATTTTCTCAGGAGGTCAATGTGGACCTAAGCGAGTTCAATCAGCTGTCGACCGACGACGCCCGCGCCACCCTGCGCCCGTGCCTCGACGTCGACCGGTGGATCGACGGGGTCGTCGCCGCACGCCCTTTCTCCACAGTCGAAGCCGCCCTCGAGGCCGCCCGCACCAGCGCCGCCCCACTGACCGATGACGAGATCAACCAGGCCATGTCCCACCATCCCCGGATCGGGGAGAAGGCCAAGGGCTCGTCCGCCGAGGCGGCCCATTCCTCCCGTGAGCAGGCTGGCCTGGGAACCCTCGACGGTGACGTACAGGAACGACTCGCCGCAGGCAACGCCGCCTACGAAGAGCGCTTCGACCGCGTCTTCCTCATCCGCGCAGCCGGTCGCAGCCCCGAGGAGATTCTCGCCGAGCTGCAGCGCCGCATGGCCAACACCGACACCGACGAACTCGCCGAGGTCGGCGAGCAGCTGATCCAGATCGCCGCACTCAGACTCGAAGGAATCCTCGCATGAGCTTCATTTCCGCCCACGCCCTCGACTCCACGCTCGGCACCCCTGCCGCCGACCTCGAGGTCACGCTCTACTCCGGC
Coding sequences within it:
- the bcp gene encoding thioredoxin-dependent thiol peroxidase, giving the protein MATQLEVGQSAPDFSLADASGKTYSKADFAGQKVILYFYPKAATPGCTTEACDFRDNLSSLAAAGFQVLGVSPDDAEALQAFTDDQHLTFPLLSDPGAELAKAYGSFGEKTINGNTFEGTLRSTFVIAEDGTLSDVEYNVDADGHVARLREKLGA
- a CDS encoding glycerate kinase, whose translation is MEAPTIVCAPDSFKGSAGAPAAAAALARGARQVFPDSQITDLPFADGGEGTLDALLAVWDTPARSVEVVDALGRPTTALFGISADGKTAVIEAAQANGLPQVSDVALAPERADTYGVGLIARHVLDQGVEEILLCIGGSASTDGGVGIASALGAAFTDASGSPIAPGGGGLTALANVDASGLDPRARKVRWRIAVDVDNPLTGPRGAAAVFGPQKGADAASVAVLDSGLAHLAEVLAGSSAEASSLAATPGFGAAGGIPLALTSLLGAEVVPGSTMVAEAVGLTEALADADIVLTGEGSFDSQSLGGKVVAAVRDYAPASARIIVVAGRVALSPAECREAGITAALSIAPGPADLAELSGRSEELIEATAAHACALVSAGVAGAGAQKN
- the uraD gene encoding 2-oxo-4-hydroxy-4-carboxy-5-ureidoimidazoline decarboxylase, coding for MDLSEFNQLSTDDARATLRPCLDVDRWIDGVVAARPFSTVEAALEAARTSAAPLTDDEINQAMSHHPRIGEKAKGSSAEAAHSSREQAGLGTLDGDVQERLAAGNAAYEERFDRVFLIRAAGRSPEEILAELQRRMANTDTDELAEVGEQLIQIAALRLEGILA